One part of the Xylanimonas allomyrinae genome encodes these proteins:
- the dtd gene encoding D-aminoacyl-tRNA deacylase, producing MRAVLQRVTRASVSVAGDVVGAIDRPGLVALVGVTHGDGPAQADTMARKIAELRILRDERSALDDGAPVLVVSQFTLYGEARKGRRPSWSAAAPGPVAEPLVDAVVAGLRQRGLEVATGTFGADMAVELVNDGPVTLLLEV from the coding sequence ATGAGGGCCGTGCTGCAGCGCGTCACCCGCGCGAGCGTGAGCGTCGCAGGCGACGTCGTCGGCGCGATCGACCGGCCCGGCCTGGTCGCGCTCGTCGGCGTCACGCACGGCGACGGCCCCGCCCAGGCGGACACGATGGCGCGCAAGATCGCCGAGCTGCGCATCCTGCGCGACGAGCGCTCGGCGCTCGACGACGGCGCTCCCGTGCTGGTGGTCAGCCAGTTCACGCTCTACGGCGAGGCACGCAAGGGCCGGCGGCCGAGCTGGAGCGCCGCCGCACCCGGGCCGGTCGCCGAGCCGCTCGTGGACGCCGTCGTCGCAGGTCTTCGCCAGCGCGGGCTCGAGGTCGCCACGGGCACGTTCGGGGCCGACATGGCCGTCGAGCTCGTCAACGACGGGCCCGTGACGCTGCTCCTCGAGGTCTGA
- a CDS encoding YceI family protein, which produces MTDLPLRTWNDLVIPAPGPYHLDTEHMRLGFNATHMMVSTVRGEFTRASAQVWVDEDPLESWASATIQSASIDTDNAERDGHLRSGDFLDADTHPTIGFRSTGLTWQTQPDPIFSWARLKGHAQGRTAAPDAATRPPSRFQLHGDLTIRSTTLPVTLDVEYGGARRDLYGRDIWGFSATTAIDREAYGLLWNVALEAGGVLVAKTVRLELAGEFIRSDGVTARP; this is translated from the coding sequence ATGACCGACCTGCCCCTGCGCACCTGGAACGATCTCGTCATCCCGGCGCCGGGTCCCTACCACCTGGACACCGAGCACATGCGGCTGGGCTTCAACGCGACCCACATGATGGTCAGCACCGTGCGCGGCGAGTTCACTCGCGCATCCGCACAGGTCTGGGTCGACGAGGACCCGCTCGAGTCCTGGGCGAGCGCGACGATCCAGTCGGCCTCGATCGACACCGACAACGCCGAGCGCGACGGCCACCTGCGCTCGGGCGACTTCCTCGACGCCGACACGCACCCGACCATCGGCTTCCGCTCGACCGGTCTGACCTGGCAGACGCAGCCCGACCCGATCTTCTCCTGGGCGCGCCTCAAAGGGCACGCCCAGGGGCGCACCGCCGCCCCCGACGCCGCGACGCGCCCGCCGTCGCGGTTCCAGCTCCACGGCGACCTCACGATCCGGTCCACGACGCTTCCCGTCACGCTCGACGTCGAGTACGGCGGCGCCCGTCGCGACCTGTACGGGCGCGACATCTGGGGTTTCTCGGCCACCACCGCGATCGACCGCGAGGCCTACGGGCTGCTGTGGAACGTGGCGCTCGAGGCGGGTGGCGTCCTGGTCGCCAAGACGGTGCGGCTCGAACTGGCGGGCGAGTTCATCCGCTCCGACGGCGTCACCGCGCGTCCGTAG
- a CDS encoding YgfZ/GcvT domain-containing protein: MDSPLLARHGAVAATGPDAGVAWHYGDPVAEQRALARATTTGPGAIVDQSHLGVVRVTGPDRLTWLHDITSQDVATLAPRTSTELLVLSPQGHVEHAAGVVDDGAATWLVTETDDAAPLAAWLDRMRFLRRVEVADESAQWAAIGEPVAAEGREGEPVTWWDTWPRVAAGGTRYGPAEAEHPGTGRPWRLVLVPRTSLAAEVAAREDAGWRLAGTWAAEALRVEAYRPRLAREVDHRTIPHELDWLRTAVHLHKGCYRGQETVARVHNLGRPPRRLVFLHLDGSGHVLPEPGAEVMLGGRAVGTMTSVARHHELGPVGLAVVRRSVPEDAELLVVGEISGERVEVAAAQEVVVPGEGVSADRPAARGPVARGLSAPGHRGLGAL; the protein is encoded by the coding sequence ATGGACAGCCCGCTGCTCGCCCGCCACGGCGCCGTGGCGGCGACCGGCCCCGATGCCGGCGTCGCCTGGCACTACGGAGACCCCGTGGCCGAGCAGCGCGCGCTCGCGCGCGCGACCACGACGGGACCCGGCGCGATCGTCGACCAGTCGCACCTGGGCGTCGTCCGCGTGACCGGCCCCGACCGGCTGACGTGGCTGCACGACATCACGTCGCAGGACGTGGCGACGCTCGCCCCACGCACCTCGACCGAGCTGCTGGTGCTCAGTCCCCAGGGGCATGTCGAGCACGCCGCCGGCGTCGTCGACGACGGCGCGGCCACGTGGCTGGTCACCGAGACCGACGACGCCGCCCCGCTGGCCGCATGGCTCGACCGGATGCGGTTCCTGCGCCGCGTCGAGGTCGCGGACGAGAGCGCGCAGTGGGCCGCGATCGGCGAGCCGGTCGCCGCCGAGGGACGCGAGGGCGAGCCGGTGACGTGGTGGGACACGTGGCCGCGCGTCGCCGCGGGCGGTACGCGGTACGGGCCGGCCGAGGCCGAGCACCCTGGGACGGGACGCCCGTGGCGGCTGGTGCTGGTGCCGCGCACGTCGCTCGCCGCCGAGGTCGCCGCACGCGAGGACGCCGGGTGGCGGCTGGCCGGCACCTGGGCCGCCGAGGCGCTGCGGGTCGAGGCCTACCGGCCCCGGCTCGCGCGTGAGGTCGACCACCGCACCATCCCGCACGAGCTCGACTGGCTGCGCACCGCCGTCCACCTGCACAAGGGGTGCTACCGCGGCCAGGAGACGGTCGCCCGGGTCCACAACCTGGGCCGCCCCCCGCGGCGGCTGGTGTTCCTGCACCTCGACGGCTCGGGGCACGTGCTGCCCGAGCCGGGCGCCGAGGTGATGCTGGGCGGACGCGCCGTCGGGACGATGACCTCGGTCGCGCGGCACCACGAGCTCGGGCCCGTGGGCCTGGCCGTCGTCAGGCGCAGCGTGCCCGAGGATGCCGAGCTGCTGGTCGTGGGCGAGATCTCCGGCGAGCGCGTCGAGGTCGCCGCAGCGCAGGAGGTCGTCGTGCCGGGCGAGGGTGTCTCGGCCGACCGGCCCGCCGCGCGCGGGCCCGTCGCGCGGGGGCTGTCCGCACCCGGCCACCGCGGCCTCGGAGCCCTGTGA
- a CDS encoding asparaginase → MTLARGAGVLAEVVRGGLVESVHLGHLVVLDPAGTPLLTVGDPDADIYPRSTLKPVQAVAMLRRGFEPADDGQLALAAASHSGEQVHRDGVRAMLAAAGLGPEALANTPGLPLDPRVALDWQRAGGGPESLTQDCSGKHAAMLATCVAAGWDTASYLDPAHPLQAEIAATVAKLTRDETRDPRPPHVTVDGCGAPLWSTSLRGLALAYGRLVLAAAGTPERRVADAMVARPEMVAGDGREVTAAMRAVPGLVCKDGAEAVFAGALPDGVSFAVKVLDGSFRPGPVILAAVLRAAGALDVAGADAHALTTLGTVPVLGHGRPVGEVRVPLRQDLEA, encoded by the coding sequence GTGACCCTCGCGCGCGGCGCCGGCGTCCTGGCGGAGGTGGTGCGCGGCGGCCTCGTCGAGTCCGTCCACCTGGGCCACCTCGTCGTGCTCGACCCCGCGGGCACGCCGCTGCTCACCGTCGGCGACCCCGACGCCGACATCTACCCGCGCTCGACGCTCAAGCCCGTGCAGGCCGTGGCGATGCTGCGACGCGGCTTCGAACCCGCCGACGACGGCCAGCTCGCCCTCGCGGCCGCCAGCCACAGCGGCGAGCAGGTGCACCGGGACGGCGTGCGCGCAATGCTGGCCGCCGCGGGCCTCGGGCCCGAGGCGCTGGCGAACACTCCCGGGCTGCCGCTCGACCCGCGCGTGGCGCTCGACTGGCAGCGCGCAGGCGGCGGCCCGGAATCGCTGACCCAGGACTGCTCGGGCAAGCACGCCGCGATGCTCGCCACGTGCGTCGCCGCGGGCTGGGACACCGCGAGCTACCTCGACCCGGCGCACCCCCTGCAGGCCGAGATCGCCGCCACCGTCGCGAAGCTGACGCGGGACGAGACGCGCGACCCGCGCCCGCCTCACGTCACGGTGGACGGGTGCGGCGCGCCGCTGTGGTCGACGTCGCTGCGCGGGCTCGCCCTCGCCTACGGCCGGCTGGTCCTCGCCGCTGCGGGGACGCCGGAGCGCCGGGTGGCCGACGCGATGGTGGCGCGCCCCGAGATGGTCGCGGGCGACGGCCGTGAGGTCACCGCGGCCATGCGGGCCGTGCCGGGGCTGGTGTGCAAGGACGGCGCCGAAGCGGTGTTCGCGGGAGCGCTGCCCGACGGCGTGTCGTTCGCGGTCAAGGTGCTCGACGGCTCGTTCCGGCCAGGACCCGTGATCCTGGCCGCGGTGCTGCGCGCGGCCGGGGCGCTCGACGTCGCCGGAGCGGACGCGCACGCCCTGACCACCCTCGGGACGGTTCCCGTCCTCGGCCACGGCCGACCGGTGGGCGAGGTGCGGGTGCCACTGCGGCAGGACCTGGAGGCATGA
- a CDS encoding FUSC family protein, with the protein MSQSAEDASGRLAGRVVRRLVLRARARQGVSRVRTSFWPIVQAAAAAGTAYLLSGWLLGHAQPFFAAIAAWACLGFTLDRDVRKIAEVAFGVTVGVGVGDLVVQLIGSGWWQLSTVLVVAAVLARFVDRGAVLAAQAGTQAIVVVGLPSLTGGPFGRAGDALVGGAVALAVALLTPADPRRGVRTLGNVATTALASVVELAAGAVRAGDEDGLHAALVRARTADPALSEWLDRAQHAVEQARVSVNRVHRDDLERLGAQAVLVERAMRTVRVLVRRAPYELRNASAADRAALADLLDRYAAGVRLLASAVTTGQDAAVARTTLTDLAGSLDPHATTQDWGTQALVLLLRSPVVDVLEAAGAGPREAREALGEL; encoded by the coding sequence ATGAGCCAGAGCGCCGAGGACGCCTCGGGCCGTCTCGCGGGCCGCGTCGTGCGGCGGCTCGTGCTGCGGGCGCGGGCGCGTCAGGGCGTCTCGCGGGTGCGCACGTCGTTCTGGCCGATCGTGCAGGCCGCCGCCGCGGCGGGCACCGCCTACCTGCTCAGCGGGTGGCTTCTCGGGCACGCGCAGCCCTTCTTCGCGGCCATCGCCGCGTGGGCGTGCCTCGGGTTCACGCTCGACCGTGACGTGCGCAAGATCGCCGAGGTCGCGTTCGGCGTGACCGTCGGCGTCGGCGTCGGCGACCTCGTGGTGCAGCTCATCGGCTCGGGCTGGTGGCAGCTGTCCACGGTGCTCGTCGTCGCGGCCGTCCTCGCGCGGTTCGTCGACCGGGGCGCCGTGCTCGCGGCGCAGGCGGGGACGCAGGCCATCGTCGTCGTCGGGCTGCCCTCACTGACCGGAGGGCCCTTCGGCCGGGCCGGCGACGCACTCGTGGGCGGCGCCGTCGCGCTCGCCGTGGCGCTGCTGACCCCCGCCGACCCGCGGCGCGGGGTGCGAACGCTCGGGAACGTGGCGACGACGGCGCTGGCCTCCGTCGTCGAGCTCGCGGCAGGTGCCGTGCGGGCCGGGGACGAGGACGGGCTGCACGCCGCGCTCGTGCGGGCGCGCACCGCCGACCCCGCGCTGTCGGAGTGGCTCGACCGCGCGCAGCACGCGGTCGAGCAGGCCCGGGTGAGCGTCAACCGCGTCCACCGCGACGACCTCGAACGGCTCGGGGCGCAGGCGGTGCTGGTCGAGCGGGCGATGCGCACCGTGCGCGTCCTGGTGCGGCGCGCACCCTACGAGCTGCGCAACGCGTCCGCGGCGGACCGGGCCGCGCTGGCCGACCTTCTGGACAGGTACGCGGCCGGGGTGCGGCTGCTCGCCTCGGCGGTCACGACCGGGCAGGACGCCGCGGTGGCGCGCACGACGCTCACCGACCTCGCCGGGTCCCTCGACCCGCACGCGACCACCCAGGACTGGGGCACGCAGGCGCTCGTCCTGCTGCTGCGCTCGCCCGTCGTGGACGTGCTCGAGGCCGCGGGGGCCGGACCGCGCGAGGCGAGGGAGGCGCTCGGCGAGCTGTGA
- a CDS encoding LPXTG cell wall anchor domain-containing protein, producing the protein MTATTCSNAQWLRARGRIGVAAAAALGATLILAVGGPASAEPTAEPTPDPAATVLYPPELMSSLALTVLDPICDGDVPYLRYAVVPTGTPNTTVTITWLNPNGPDVVLPNLPLTGRVRWPGAEVDAQGRAVDWPGWRLEGDTWVEGDEYDWVRPSVDVKFVVNPEATTTVAYPPSSPSCSTNPPGSTPMTAQAVSHRTAALPRTGTEALRLALVAAGLLVLGTAAVVLTRRRRA; encoded by the coding sequence ATGACCGCTACGACGTGCAGCAACGCACAGTGGCTCCGCGCACGCGGACGGATCGGCGTCGCGGCTGCGGCCGCTCTCGGGGCCACGCTGATCCTCGCCGTGGGCGGTCCCGCATCGGCCGAACCGACGGCCGAGCCGACGCCCGATCCTGCGGCGACGGTGCTGTATCCCCCGGAGTTGATGTCCTCGCTCGCCCTGACCGTGCTCGATCCCATCTGTGACGGCGACGTCCCGTACCTGCGGTACGCGGTCGTGCCCACGGGCACCCCGAACACCACGGTGACGATCACGTGGCTGAACCCGAACGGCCCGGACGTCGTCCTGCCGAACCTGCCGCTCACGGGCCGGGTGAGGTGGCCCGGAGCCGAGGTCGACGCCCAGGGCAGGGCGGTCGACTGGCCGGGCTGGCGCCTCGAGGGCGACACCTGGGTCGAGGGTGACGAGTACGACTGGGTTCGTCCGTCGGTCGACGTGAAGTTCGTGGTCAACCCCGAGGCGACCACGACCGTGGCCTACCCGCCCTCGTCGCCCAGCTGCAGCACGAACCCTCCGGGATCCACCCCGATGACGGCGCAAGCGGTCTCTCACAGGACCGCCGCGCTACCGCGCACGGGAACCGAGGCCCTTCGGCTCGCCCTCGTGGCGGCCGGTCTCCTCGTGCTCGGCACGGCTGCCGTCGTGCTGACCAGGCGTCGCCGCGCCTGA
- a CDS encoding FABP family protein has protein sequence MPFAFPEGLAPEVYPLAWLVGRWRGVGVLEYPGVTRSRVVADVVVDHDGGPYLRYESTLRVLDGEVPDRIDLGAPDADFALPADAQVAGATVWSAETGYWRVSTKAVDGLADDQHPVEVMLADAAGRLTAYFGWVGRGRVELTSQRMIHSPTGADVSESRRLYGSVHGRLFWSEDLAAFGNPLQSYVAGQLTRLDA, from the coding sequence ATGCCCTTCGCCTTCCCCGAGGGCCTCGCGCCCGAGGTGTACCCGCTCGCGTGGCTCGTGGGCAGGTGGCGCGGGGTGGGCGTGCTGGAGTATCCGGGCGTGACGCGCAGCCGCGTCGTGGCCGACGTCGTCGTCGACCACGACGGCGGCCCGTACCTGCGGTACGAGTCGACGCTGCGCGTGCTCGACGGCGAGGTGCCCGACCGGATCGACCTGGGCGCCCCCGACGCGGACTTCGCGCTGCCCGCCGACGCGCAGGTCGCGGGGGCCACGGTCTGGTCCGCGGAGACGGGGTACTGGCGCGTCTCCACGAAGGCGGTCGACGGCCTCGCCGACGACCAGCACCCCGTCGAGGTCATGCTCGCCGACGCGGCGGGGCGCCTGACGGCGTACTTCGGCTGGGTCGGCCGCGGCCGCGTCGAGCTGACGTCGCAGCGCATGATCCACTCGCCCACCGGCGCGGACGTGAGCGAGTCGCGGCGGCTGTACGGCTCCGTCCACGGGCGGCTGTTCTGGAGCGAGGACCTCGCGGCGTTCGGCAACCCGCTCCAGTCGTACGTCGCGGGCCAGCTCACCCGGCTCGACGCCTGA
- the nth gene encoding endonuclease III: MPTTQPHPTPTGESRLALVRRARRIDRELAATYPDARAELDFTSPLELLVATVLSAQTTDVRVNATTPTLFARYPTAAAYAGADPAQLEEILQPLGFFRAKTRAVIGLGQALVERFGGEVPPRLDDLVTLPGVGRKTANVVLGNAFGIPGITVDTHFGRLARRFGWTSAEDPVKVEFEVAELIPKKDWTMLSHHVVWHGRRICHAKRPACGACPVASWCPSYGIGETTPDAAAKLVKQGPPR; encoded by the coding sequence GTGCCCACGACTCAGCCGCACCCGACCCCGACCGGGGAGTCCCGGCTGGCGCTCGTACGCCGCGCCCGCCGGATCGACCGCGAGCTCGCCGCGACCTACCCCGACGCTCGTGCCGAGCTCGACTTCACGTCCCCGCTGGAGCTGCTGGTGGCGACCGTGCTGAGCGCGCAGACGACGGACGTTCGCGTGAACGCGACGACTCCGACGCTGTTCGCGCGCTACCCGACGGCCGCGGCCTACGCGGGGGCCGACCCTGCGCAGCTCGAGGAGATCCTCCAGCCGCTCGGCTTCTTCCGCGCCAAGACGCGCGCGGTGATCGGGCTCGGCCAGGCGCTCGTCGAGCGGTTCGGCGGTGAGGTGCCGCCCCGGCTCGACGACCTGGTCACGTTGCCCGGCGTCGGGCGCAAGACGGCCAACGTCGTGCTCGGCAACGCGTTCGGCATCCCCGGCATCACCGTGGACACGCACTTCGGGCGGCTCGCCCGCCGGTTCGGGTGGACGAGCGCGGAGGACCCCGTCAAGGTCGAGTTCGAGGTCGCCGAGCTCATCCCGAAGAAGGACTGGACGATGCTCAGCCATCACGTCGTCTGGCACGGGCGCCGCATCTGCCACGCCAAGCGCCCGGCGTGCGGTGCGTGCCCGGTCGCGTCGTGGTGCCCGTCCTACGGCATCGGTGAGACGACCCCGGACGCGGCGGCGAAGCTCGTCAAGCAGGGGCCTCCCCGGTAG
- a CDS encoding thioredoxin family protein has translation MPQTFALVALLAVTAVIGAVWRARQGRVRVARAAAPSAGDTSPATEWAARGVILGTRATFLQLSAEICAPCRATARVLRALASAEDGVAHQELDVDAHLDLVARLRVLTTPTVLVLDPDGVELARASGAMSPSQAREALALCR, from the coding sequence GTGCCCCAGACGTTCGCGCTCGTCGCGCTCCTGGCCGTGACGGCAGTGATCGGCGCCGTATGGCGTGCCCGCCAGGGGCGGGTGCGTGTGGCGCGCGCCGCCGCGCCGTCGGCAGGGGACACCAGCCCGGCCACGGAGTGGGCCGCGCGCGGCGTGATCCTCGGCACGCGCGCCACGTTCCTCCAGCTCTCCGCCGAGATCTGCGCCCCGTGCCGCGCCACCGCCCGTGTCCTGCGAGCGCTCGCGTCGGCCGAGGACGGCGTCGCCCACCAGGAGCTGGACGTCGACGCGCACCTCGACCTCGTCGCCCGGCTGCGCGTGCTGACGACCCCCACCGTGCTCGTGCTCGACCCCGACGGCGTCGAGCTCGCCCGCGCGAGCGGCGCCATGAGCCCGTCCCAGGCCCGCGAGGCACTGGCCCTCTGTCGTTGA
- a CDS encoding type II toxin-antitoxin system VapC family toxin, which translates to MAVVYFDASALVKLVVRESGSALASALYTRADVAVTSRISDVEVRAALAAGHRSGLLDDVAHADAVDAWQRLWPSLAVVELCDQVAQAAAGLLADSTLPLRAGDAMHVASALTVAHPETIVAAWDDHVASAARAHALTVVP; encoded by the coding sequence GTGGCCGTCGTCTACTTCGATGCGTCAGCACTGGTCAAGCTCGTCGTGCGCGAGAGCGGGTCGGCGCTCGCGTCGGCGCTCTACACGCGCGCCGACGTCGCCGTCACCAGCCGCATCTCCGACGTCGAGGTGCGTGCCGCGCTCGCGGCCGGTCACCGCTCGGGGCTGCTCGACGACGTCGCGCACGCCGACGCCGTCGACGCCTGGCAGCGGCTGTGGCCGTCGCTCGCCGTCGTCGAGCTGTGCGACCAGGTCGCGCAGGCCGCGGCCGGGCTGCTCGCGGACAGCACGCTGCCGCTGCGCGCGGGCGACGCGATGCACGTGGCGTCCGCTCTCACCGTCGCGCACCCCGAGACGATCGTCGCGGCCTGGGACGACCACGTCGCTTCGGCCGCGAGGGCCCACGCGCTCACCGTCGTCCCGTAG
- a CDS encoding DUF2516 family protein produces MYATSSTFLNLIALAPALIYWYDVRPAIKPYGTGGPRKPQGPQW; encoded by the coding sequence ATGTACGCCACCAGCAGCACGTTCCTCAACCTCATCGCGCTCGCCCCGGCGCTCATCTACTGGTACGACGTGCGCCCGGCGATCAAGCCCTACGGCACGGGCGGCCCCCGGAAGCCGCAGGGCCCGCAGTGGTGA
- a CDS encoding alpha/beta fold hydrolase: MPDAREVADYSSALVDGPWRHEFVTANGARFHVALAGPGRTASPSAPLVVLLHGFGQFWWTWRNQITALADAGYSVAAMDLRGTAASDKPPSGYDTPTRTRDVAGVVRSLGHDRAIVVGHGTGGTVAWSMAALQPAMTAGVAALSSPHPAHLHVPLVQQLTPRALRLLALAQIPTLPERRLRDADVLERFFALGAGRPLDPAAVELYRTVLRIPFAAHTAAEALRWSVRSVPRLDGRRFTAAVRRVLTLPTLQVHGERDGIVRRDRADADAAAFARDYRFEVLEGAGHFLQEEAPDAVTELLLAWLPAPTR, from the coding sequence ATGCCCGACGCCAGAGAGGTCGCCGACTACTCGTCCGCGCTCGTCGACGGGCCGTGGCGGCACGAGTTCGTGACCGCCAACGGGGCCCGGTTCCACGTCGCGCTCGCCGGGCCGGGGCGCACCGCGTCGCCGTCGGCGCCGCTGGTCGTGCTGCTGCACGGGTTCGGCCAGTTCTGGTGGACCTGGCGAAACCAGATCACCGCGCTCGCCGACGCCGGGTATTCCGTCGCCGCGATGGACCTGCGGGGCACCGCGGCGTCCGACAAGCCGCCGTCGGGCTACGACACGCCCACCCGCACGCGTGACGTCGCCGGCGTGGTGCGCTCGCTCGGGCACGACCGCGCGATCGTCGTCGGGCACGGGACGGGCGGCACGGTCGCCTGGTCGATGGCGGCGCTCCAGCCGGCCATGACGGCCGGGGTCGCCGCGCTGTCGAGCCCGCACCCGGCGCACCTGCACGTGCCGCTGGTGCAGCAGCTCACGCCGCGCGCGCTGCGGCTGCTCGCGCTCGCACAGATCCCGACGCTGCCCGAGCGGCGCCTGCGCGACGCGGACGTGCTGGAGCGGTTCTTCGCTCTGGGCGCGGGCCGGCCGCTCGACCCCGCCGCCGTCGAGCTCTACCGCACCGTGCTGCGCATCCCGTTCGCGGCCCACACGGCGGCCGAGGCCTTGCGCTGGTCCGTGCGCTCGGTGCCGCGGCTCGACGGGAGGCGCTTCACGGCCGCGGTGCGCCGCGTGCTCACGCTCCCGACGCTCCAGGTGCACGGCGAGCGCGACGGCATCGTGCGCCGCGACCGGGCCGACGCCGACGCCGCGGCCTTCGCACGCGACTACCGCTTCGAGGTGCTCGAGGGCGCGGGCCACTTCCTCCAGGAAGAGGCGCCGGACGCCGTCACCGAACTTCTCCTCGCCTGGCTCCCCGCTCCCACGCGCTAG
- a CDS encoding Crp/Fnr family transcriptional regulator: protein MDDTVVLSAPLFADMDDVESRALLETMIPVELSRGDVLFREGEPGDRLYVIAQGKIKLGRRSSDGRENLLSVLGPGEMFGELSLFDPGPRTATASSVSDSVVYELRHQALVAWVGEHPNVATHLLGALARRLRRTNETLADLVFSDVPGRVAKALLDLSTRFGEPSDDGVRVAHDLTQEELAQLVGASRETVNKALADFASRGWVRREGRAVVLLDVDRLERRAR from the coding sequence GTGGACGACACCGTCGTGCTCTCCGCCCCGCTCTTCGCCGACATGGACGACGTCGAGTCGCGGGCCCTGCTCGAGACGATGATCCCTGTCGAGCTGTCCCGTGGGGACGTGCTCTTCCGCGAGGGCGAGCCAGGCGACCGGCTCTACGTGATCGCCCAGGGGAAGATCAAGCTGGGCCGCCGATCGAGCGACGGACGCGAGAACCTGCTGTCGGTGCTCGGCCCCGGCGAGATGTTCGGCGAGCTCTCCCTCTTCGATCCGGGCCCCCGCACGGCAACGGCGTCGTCGGTCTCCGACTCGGTCGTGTACGAGCTGCGCCACCAGGCCCTGGTCGCCTGGGTCGGCGAGCACCCCAACGTCGCCACCCACCTGCTCGGTGCGCTGGCCCGCCGCCTGCGCCGCACCAACGAGACCCTCGCCGACCTCGTCTTCTCCGACGTGCCCGGTCGCGTCGCCAAGGCCCTGCTCGACCTGTCGACACGCTTCGGCGAACCGTCCGACGACGGCGTGCGTGTCGCGCACGACCTCACGCAGGAGGAGCTCGCACAGCTCGTCGGGGCGAGCCGCGAGACGGTCAACAAGGCGCTCGCCGACTTCGCGTCACGTGGCTGGGTGCGTCGCGAGGGCCGCGCCGTCGTCCTGCTGGACGTGGACCGCCTGGAGCGCCGCGCGCGCTGA
- a CDS encoding type II toxin-antitoxin system Phd/YefM family antitoxin: MEVAVSALRAELKSWIERARAGDEIIITDRGVPVARLTGIAAADLVQGLVRDGLLTPAQLQRGAHEVPPELPSSVGAAGARAAVSGLVRRIRR, from the coding sequence ATGGAGGTCGCCGTCAGCGCGCTGCGCGCCGAGCTCAAGTCCTGGATCGAGCGGGCCCGCGCCGGTGACGAGATCATCATCACCGACCGCGGGGTGCCGGTCGCGCGGCTGACCGGGATCGCCGCCGCCGACCTGGTGCAGGGGCTCGTCCGCGACGGCCTGCTGACGCCGGCCCAGCTCCAGCGCGGCGCCCACGAGGTGCCGCCGGAGCTGCCGTCGAGCGTGGGGGCGGCCGGCGCGCGGGCCGCGGTCTCGGGCCTCGTGCGCCGCATCCGGCGCTGA
- a CDS encoding winged helix-turn-helix transcriptional regulator, translating into MAELLILTPATGGSVDVLPALGLLSHRVRVLPMEPSALVDAPDSDVVLLDARRDLVAARTTCRLLHATGLDLPLVLVLTEGGLTVVTHEWGVDDLLLEHASPAEVEARLRLVIERSARGSVDDGPQEIAAGDLAIDAGGYTARLRGRPIDLTYKEFELLKYLVQHPGRVFTRAQLLQEVWGYDYYGGTRTVDVHVRRLRAKLGPEHEQLIGTVRNVGYRFDPPPKERSPRDEPADAPPSASATAPSPRPDGAIPSPATPDGDSQPTTPRSR; encoded by the coding sequence ATGGCAGAACTGTTGATCCTCACGCCCGCGACGGGCGGGTCGGTCGACGTGCTGCCCGCGCTCGGTCTTCTCTCGCACCGGGTCCGCGTGCTGCCCATGGAGCCGTCGGCGCTCGTGGACGCGCCCGACTCCGACGTCGTGCTGCTCGACGCCCGCCGCGACCTCGTGGCCGCGCGCACGACGTGCCGCCTGCTGCACGCCACCGGGCTCGACCTGCCGCTCGTGCTCGTGCTCACCGAGGGCGGGCTCACCGTCGTCACGCACGAGTGGGGCGTGGACGACCTGCTGCTCGAGCACGCCTCCCCCGCCGAGGTCGAGGCACGGCTGCGCCTGGTGATCGAGCGCTCGGCGCGCGGCTCGGTCGACGACGGGCCGCAGGAGATCGCCGCCGGGGACCTGGCCATCGACGCGGGCGGCTACACGGCCCGGCTGCGTGGGCGGCCCATCGACCTCACGTACAAGGAGTTCGAGCTCCTCAAGTACCTCGTCCAGCACCCAGGCCGGGTGTTCACCCGCGCCCAGCTCCTGCAAGAGGTCTGGGGCTACGACTACTACGGCGGCACCCGCACGGTCGACGTCCACGTGCGGCGTCTGCGCGCCAAGCTCGGGCCCGAGCACGAGCAGCTCATCGGCACCGTGCGCAACGTGGGCTACCGCTTCGACCCGCCGCCCAAGGAACGCTCCCCCCGCGACGAGCCCGCGGACGCGCCCCCGTCGGCCTCGGCCACCGCCCCGTCGCCGCGCCCGGACGGCGCGATCCCGAGCCCGGCCACCCCCGACGGCGACTCGCAGCCCACGACACCCCGGAGCCGATGA